The following proteins are co-located in the Lacticaseibacillus paracasei subsp. paracasei genome:
- the rny gene encoding ribonuclease Y, with protein MSSVTLVSITLAAVIALAVGLLIGFALQKKLHQNNLDRATQTAEGIIEAAKKEAATLKKEKLLEAKDENHRYRTQLEDELKDRRTEVQKSEHRLNQREDTLDRRDDTLDRKEQSLADREANLNKRQQQLDEREQDISSEISKQHTELERIAELTHEQARQQILDQTQSELTHERAVMIKESEDEAKEAADKKAKVLIADAIQRSASDIVAETTVTVVNLPNDDMKGRIIGREGRNIRTLETLTGIDLIIDDTPQAVVLSGFDPIRREIARIALEKLIQDGRIHPARIEEMVDKARKEMDDRIREIGEQAIFDVGIHNMHPDLIKILGRLHFRTSYGQNVLDHSIQVAKLTGVMAAELGEDVTLAKRAGLLHDIGKALDHEVDGSHVEIGVELATKYKEPKTVINAIASHHGDVEPTSVISVLVAAADAISAARPGARSESLENYLHRLEKLEVIANSHAGVDHSFAIQAGREVRVIVQPEKLSDDQSVILARDIRNEIEKELEYPGHIKVTVIRETRTVEYAK; from the coding sequence ATGAGTTCAGTAACACTGGTCTCAATAACCCTCGCAGCAGTCATCGCTTTAGCGGTCGGTTTATTGATCGGATTTGCACTTCAAAAGAAGCTCCACCAGAACAATTTGGATCGAGCGACGCAGACAGCAGAAGGCATTATTGAGGCCGCTAAAAAAGAAGCAGCGACTTTAAAAAAAGAAAAACTGCTGGAAGCAAAAGACGAGAATCATCGCTATCGAACCCAACTTGAAGATGAATTGAAAGATCGGCGGACAGAAGTCCAGAAGTCGGAACATCGACTGAATCAGCGAGAGGATACTTTGGATCGGCGGGACGATACGCTAGATCGCAAGGAACAAAGTCTTGCTGACCGGGAAGCAAATTTGAACAAGCGGCAGCAACAGCTAGATGAACGTGAACAAGATATCTCTTCAGAAATCAGTAAACAGCACACAGAACTTGAACGGATCGCCGAGTTGACTCATGAACAGGCTCGGCAGCAGATTCTTGACCAGACACAATCAGAACTGACGCATGAACGCGCCGTGATGATCAAAGAAAGCGAAGATGAAGCTAAGGAAGCCGCGGATAAGAAAGCTAAAGTGTTGATCGCCGATGCGATTCAGCGCAGCGCTTCTGACATCGTTGCCGAAACGACAGTGACCGTGGTGAACTTGCCAAATGACGACATGAAAGGCCGAATCATCGGCCGTGAAGGTCGAAATATTCGGACACTTGAGACTTTGACAGGTATCGATTTGATTATTGATGATACCCCACAAGCCGTTGTTTTGAGCGGCTTTGACCCAATTCGCCGGGAAATCGCGCGAATTGCTTTGGAAAAACTCATTCAAGATGGTCGGATCCATCCAGCACGAATTGAGGAAATGGTTGATAAGGCGCGCAAAGAAATGGACGACCGGATTCGTGAAATTGGTGAACAAGCCATTTTCGACGTCGGTATCCATAATATGCATCCCGATCTGATTAAGATTTTGGGCCGATTGCACTTCCGTACGAGTTACGGTCAGAACGTTCTGGATCATTCGATTCAGGTCGCCAAACTGACTGGTGTGATGGCTGCTGAATTAGGAGAAGATGTCACCTTAGCGAAACGCGCGGGGTTATTACATGATATAGGCAAGGCGCTTGACCATGAAGTTGACGGATCTCACGTTGAAATCGGGGTTGAGCTGGCAACGAAGTACAAGGAACCAAAGACGGTCATCAACGCCATTGCATCGCATCATGGTGACGTTGAACCAACCAGTGTCATTTCGGTACTGGTTGCCGCAGCAGATGCGATTTCAGCTGCCCGCCCAGGCGCGCGGTCGGAATCGCTTGAGAACTATCTTCATCGTTTGGAGAAACTAGAAGTAATCGCCAACAGTCATGCTGGCGTGGATCATAGTTTCGCTATTCAAGCAGGTCGAGAAGTCCGGGTCATCGTCCAACCGGAAAAGCTCTCTGATGATCAGAGCGTCATCTTGGCTCGTGATATTCGCAATGAAATTGAAAAAGAACTGGAGTATCCAGGCCATATCAAAGTCACCGTGATTCGGGAGACAAGGACTGTGGAATACGCCAAGTAA